The proteins below are encoded in one region of Rhodoflexus caldus:
- a CDS encoding DUF697 domain-containing protein → MIDYFLNKIKETMGSRKDKSEAVIKSSVMWSMGAGLIPIPVADMVAVTAIQMDMLKQLCVIYEINFSESQFKTLLATLTGSALSRMGAEAIKVIPGLGSVIGGVSMAAISGATTYAVGQVFMTHFENGGNMQNFDVEAFKDFYKKQFERGKAFVEELRKEKTTAEANKATGSEQPPKSAGGTSTNDALAKLRELSELLDKGLITPEEFKLLKENLLKTI, encoded by the coding sequence ATGATAGACTATTTTTTAAATAAGATTAAAGAAACCATGGGCAGCCGCAAAGACAAATCGGAAGCCGTTATCAAAAGCAGCGTGATGTGGTCAATGGGTGCCGGCCTAATACCTATTCCGGTGGCTGACATGGTGGCTGTTACAGCTATCCAGATGGATATGCTGAAACAATTGTGCGTAATCTACGAGATTAACTTTTCCGAGTCGCAGTTTAAAACGTTGTTGGCAACCTTGACGGGCAGCGCACTTTCGCGCATGGGCGCGGAAGCCATCAAAGTGATTCCCGGGTTAGGCAGCGTTATAGGCGGGGTAAGCATGGCAGCTATTTCGGGGGCAACCACCTACGCCGTAGGGCAGGTTTTTATGACACACTTTGAAAATGGCGGTAATATGCAAAACTTTGATGTAGAGGCTTTTAAAGATTTCTACAAGAAACAATTTGAGCGCGGCAAAGCCTTTGTGGAAGAGTTGCGCAAAGAAAAAACAACGGCAGAAGCCAATAAAGCCACAGGCAGCGAACAGCCTCCCAAATCGGCGGGCGGCACAAGCACCAACGATGCGCTGGCCAAACTGCGCGAGCTTTCCGAGCTATTAGACAAAGGGCTGATTACTCCCGAAGAGTTTAAATTGCTCAAAGAAAACCTGCTGAAAACTATTTAA
- the mce gene encoding methylmalonyl-CoA epimerase: MIKVEHIGIAIKGLSEANELFHKLFGKAHYKIEEVGSEGVNTSFFQMGETKIELLEATRPDSPIAKFIEKKGEGLHHIAFEVADIRAEMQRLQAEGFQLLNETPKRGADNKLICFLHPKSTGGVLVELCQEIKPQDA; this comes from the coding sequence ATGATTAAAGTAGAACACATCGGCATTGCCATCAAAGGACTTTCAGAGGCGAACGAATTGTTTCACAAACTGTTTGGCAAAGCACATTACAAAATTGAAGAAGTCGGCAGCGAAGGGGTAAACACCTCATTTTTCCAAATGGGCGAAACCAAGATAGAGTTGCTGGAAGCCACCCGCCCCGACAGCCCCATTGCCAAATTCATTGAGAAAAAGGGCGAAGGGCTGCACCACATCGCCTTTGAAGTGGCGGACATCCGCGCGGAAATGCAACGCTTGCAGGCAGAAGGTTTCCAACTGCTCAACGAAACGCCCAAACGCGGCGCAGACAACAAACTCATCTGCTTTTTGCATCCCAAATCTACGGGCGGCGTGCTGGTAGAACTCTGTCAGGAAATCAAACCGCAAGACGCATGA